In one window of Mycobacteriales bacterium DNA:
- a CDS encoding lipid II flippase MurJ, giving the protein MRPLARGLLGAAAGIALVTVAARVVGFGRTAVLSRTLGTSCVGDVYSAVNAVPNVVFEVVAGGALASVVVPVLAGAVASGDHAAASRTASALLSWTVALLVPVALLGALAAPQIVRALLGPDPACAAAVGSGSRMLVVFMPQVVLYGIGVVLTGVLQAHRRFLGPALAPLLSSLVVVMAYLAYAARGPVEDVAALPRGQELVLSVGTTLGVAVLALSLLVPLRRCDLRLRPTFAFPPGVAARVRRLAGAGVAGLAAQQLALVVALRLALGGSPGSVVVFAVATALFLLPWAVLAVPVATSAFPALSASASAGQEQEYAAVARRSLRVVLLAMTLSAAVLAAVARPVARLLVQGAPGVESSEVLARATLAFAPGLVGYGLLALLGRALYARGDARTSGAATVSGWLAVAAADVLLVRALPEVDRVVLLGVGNTIGVSVAGVLLLVGLQRAAGPTALAGAGRSALVGIVAGAVALGGTGLLDLPAGGVLRDLLGALLAAGVVAGVFLAVVRLLDAPGLRAVRGG; this is encoded by the coding sequence GTGAGGCCGCTGGCCAGGGGACTGTTGGGGGCGGCCGCCGGCATCGCCCTGGTCACCGTCGCCGCCCGCGTGGTCGGCTTCGGGCGCACGGCGGTGCTGTCCCGCACCCTGGGCACCTCCTGCGTCGGCGACGTCTACTCCGCGGTCAACGCCGTGCCGAACGTCGTCTTCGAGGTCGTCGCCGGCGGGGCCCTCGCCTCTGTCGTCGTGCCGGTGCTGGCGGGCGCCGTCGCGTCCGGAGACCACGCGGCGGCATCGCGTACGGCCAGTGCGTTGCTGTCCTGGACGGTCGCGCTGCTCGTGCCGGTCGCGCTGCTGGGTGCGCTGGCGGCGCCGCAGATCGTGCGGGCGCTGCTGGGTCCCGACCCGGCCTGCGCGGCTGCGGTCGGCAGCGGCAGCCGGATGCTGGTGGTGTTCATGCCGCAGGTCGTCCTGTACGGCATCGGCGTCGTGCTGACCGGCGTGCTGCAGGCACATCGGCGCTTTCTCGGCCCGGCGCTCGCGCCGCTGCTGTCCAGCCTCGTCGTGGTCATGGCCTACCTGGCCTACGCCGCGCGCGGTCCGGTCGAGGACGTCGCCGCGCTGCCGCGCGGGCAGGAACTCGTGCTGTCGGTCGGCACGACGCTCGGCGTCGCGGTGCTGGCGCTCAGCCTGCTCGTGCCGCTGCGCCGCTGCGACCTGCGGCTGCGGCCGACCTTCGCCTTCCCACCCGGCGTGGCTGCCCGGGTCCGCCGGCTGGCCGGCGCGGGGGTCGCCGGCCTGGCCGCCCAGCAGCTCGCACTGGTCGTCGCGCTGCGGCTCGCGCTGGGCGGCTCGCCCGGCTCCGTCGTCGTGTTCGCGGTGGCGACCGCGCTGTTCCTGCTCCCGTGGGCGGTGCTGGCCGTCCCCGTCGCCACCAGCGCGTTCCCGGCGCTGTCGGCCAGTGCCTCCGCCGGCCAGGAGCAGGAGTACGCGGCGGTCGCCCGGCGGTCGCTGCGCGTGGTGCTGCTCGCGATGACGCTGTCGGCGGCGGTGCTCGCGGCGGTGGCCCGGCCGGTCGCCCGGCTGCTCGTGCAGGGTGCGCCGGGGGTGGAGAGCAGCGAGGTCCTGGCCCGCGCGACGCTGGCCTTCGCGCCGGGACTGGTCGGCTACGGGCTGCTGGCCCTGCTCGGGCGTGCGCTCTACGCGCGGGGGGACGCTCGCACGTCCGGGGCCGCCACCGTCAGTGGCTGGCTGGCGGTGGCGGCCGCCGACGTGCTGCTCGTGCGCGCGTTGCCGGAGGTCGACCGGGTGGTGCTCCTGGGGGTGGGCAACACCATCGGCGTGAGCGTGGCGGGGGTCCTGTTGCTGGTGGGCCTGCAGCGGGCCGCCGGCCCTACGGCGCTGGCCGGCGCCGGTCGCTCGGCGCTGGTCGGCATCGTGGCCGGCGCCGTGGCGCTGGGCGGCACCGGGCTGCTCGACCTGCCGGCCGGGGGGGTGCTGCGCGACCTGCTCGGCGCGCTGCTCGCCGCGGGAGTCGTCGCCGGCGTCTTCCTCGCCGTCGTCCGGCTGCTCGATGCCCCCGGGCTGCGGGCCGTGCGAGGTGGCTGA
- a CDS encoding glycosyltransferase family 4 protein, with product MRVLLVLATSTGGVGRHVASLAAGLVARGYRVTVAGPASSGELFDLPSHEVVDIGTGPRPVRDVAAAARLRSLARRSDLVHAHGLRAGALSAVSPRPLVVTLHNQVTGRTAAVLEHLVARRADVLLAAWADLAARAREVGARDVRLAPVSAPPLLPSGVDPGLGHPLVLAVGRLHPQKGYDTLVTALPAWPDAVVAVAGDGPLRAELERAAPSVRWLGRRDDVADLLAAADVVVLPSVWEARSLTAQEALRAGRPLVASAVGGVPDLVGNGALLVPPRDPAALAAAVRRLLDDPAEAAAVAARGRAVAAGWPDEADTVAQVAGVYTELLS from the coding sequence GTGCGGGTGCTGCTGGTGCTGGCCACGAGCACCGGCGGCGTCGGCCGGCACGTCGCGTCGCTGGCGGCCGGGCTGGTGGCCCGGGGGTACCGGGTGACGGTGGCCGGGCCGGCGTCCAGCGGTGAGCTGTTCGACCTGCCATCGCACGAGGTGGTGGACATCGGGACCGGCCCGCGTCCGGTGCGGGATGTGGCGGCGGCGGCGCGGTTGCGTTCCCTGGCGCGCAGGTCCGATCTCGTGCACGCGCACGGGCTGCGGGCCGGCGCGCTCTCGGCGGTGTCGCCGCGGCCGCTCGTCGTGACGCTGCACAACCAGGTCACCGGCCGGACAGCCGCAGTACTCGAGCATCTGGTCGCCCGGCGGGCAGACGTGCTGCTCGCCGCGTGGGCCGACCTGGCGGCCCGGGCTCGCGAGGTGGGCGCCCGCGACGTGCGGCTCGCGCCGGTCTCCGCGCCGCCGCTGCTGCCGAGCGGTGTCGATCCTGGGCTCGGGCATCCGCTGGTGCTCGCCGTCGGACGGCTGCACCCGCAGAAGGGTTACGACACGCTCGTCACGGCGCTGCCGGCCTGGCCGGATGCGGTCGTCGCGGTCGCCGGGGACGGGCCGCTGCGCGCCGAGCTGGAGCGGGCGGCACCGTCGGTGCGCTGGCTGGGGCGGCGGGACGACGTCGCCGATCTGCTGGCGGCGGCGGACGTGGTGGTGCTGCCGTCGGTGTGGGAGGCCCGCTCGCTCACCGCACAGGAGGCGTTGCGGGCCGGCCGGCCTCTGGTCGCCAGCGCGGTCGGTGGGGTGCCGGATCTGGTCGGGAACGGCGCGCTGCTGGTCCCGCCCCGGGATCCGGCCGCGCTGGCCGCGGCGGTACGCCGGCTGCTCGACGATCCGGCGGAGGCGGCGGCGGTGGCGGCGCGGGGGCGGGCCGTCGCGGCCGGCTGGCCGGACGAGGCCGACACCGTGGCCCAGGTAGCGGGGGTCTACACGGAGTTGCTCTCGTGA
- a CDS encoding CTP synthase — protein sequence MPRTSHLFVTGGVASSLGKGLTASSLGRLLKARGLRVTMQKLDPYLNVDPGTMNPFQHGEVFVTDDGAETDLDVGHYERFLDESLHGSANVTTGQVYSAVIAKERRGEYLGDTVQVIPHITNEIKERVLALGGPDVDVVITEVGGTVGDIESLPFLEAARQVRQEVGRDRCFFLHVSLIPYIGPSGELKTKPTQHSVQALRTIGITPDAIVCRSDRPINDSIKRKVANMCDVEQEAVVSAVDAPSIYDIPRVLHAEGLDAYVVRRLGLSFRDVDWTDWDRLLQRVHRPAKQVTVALVGKYVDLPDAYLSVTEALRAGGFANDAGVEIRWVASADCETPQGVVRALEGVDGVLIPGGFGVRGIEGKLGAIRYARERSIPTLGLCLGLQCMVIEVARDLAGIEKADSAEFDPITPDPVIATMADQQDVVAGERDMGGTMRLGLWPTALKKGSVAARAYGDDPATERHRHRYEVNNAYRPQLEAAGLVFSGTSPDGRLVEIAELPAEVHPFFVGTQAHPEFRSRPTRAHPLFSAFVAASVKNAEGRMLPL from the coding sequence GTGCCGCGTACGAGCCACCTGTTCGTGACCGGCGGCGTCGCCAGCTCGCTCGGCAAGGGGCTCACCGCCTCCAGCCTGGGCCGTCTGCTGAAGGCGCGCGGGCTCAGGGTCACGATGCAGAAGCTGGACCCGTATCTCAACGTCGATCCCGGCACGATGAACCCCTTCCAGCACGGCGAGGTCTTCGTGACCGACGACGGCGCCGAGACCGACCTCGACGTCGGCCATTACGAGCGGTTCCTCGACGAGAGCCTGCACGGCAGCGCGAATGTCACGACCGGGCAGGTCTACAGCGCGGTGATCGCCAAGGAGCGGCGCGGGGAGTACCTCGGCGACACCGTGCAGGTGATCCCGCACATCACCAACGAGATCAAGGAGCGCGTCCTCGCGCTCGGCGGGCCGGACGTCGACGTCGTCATCACCGAGGTGGGCGGCACCGTCGGGGACATCGAGTCGCTGCCGTTCCTGGAGGCGGCCCGGCAGGTCCGCCAGGAGGTCGGCCGCGACCGCTGCTTCTTCCTGCACGTCAGCCTGATTCCCTACATCGGCCCCAGCGGGGAGTTGAAGACCAAGCCGACCCAGCACTCAGTGCAGGCGCTGCGCACCATCGGCATCACCCCGGACGCCATCGTCTGCCGCTCCGACCGGCCGATCAACGATTCGATCAAGCGCAAGGTCGCCAACATGTGCGACGTCGAACAGGAGGCGGTCGTCTCCGCCGTCGACGCGCCCTCGATCTACGACATCCCGCGGGTGCTGCACGCCGAGGGGCTGGACGCCTACGTGGTGCGCCGGCTCGGGCTGTCCTTCCGCGACGTCGACTGGACCGACTGGGACCGGCTGCTGCAGCGGGTGCACAGGCCGGCGAAGCAGGTGACGGTCGCGCTGGTCGGCAAGTACGTCGACCTGCCGGACGCCTACCTCTCGGTCACCGAGGCGCTGCGCGCGGGCGGCTTCGCCAATGACGCGGGGGTGGAGATCCGCTGGGTGGCCTCGGCCGACTGCGAGACCCCGCAGGGTGTGGTGCGGGCGCTCGAGGGCGTCGACGGGGTGCTGATCCCGGGCGGCTTCGGAGTGCGCGGCATCGAGGGCAAACTGGGGGCGATCCGGTACGCCCGCGAGCGGTCGATCCCCACGCTGGGGCTGTGTCTGGGCCTGCAATGCATGGTGATCGAGGTGGCCCGTGACCTGGCCGGGATCGAGAAGGCCGACTCCGCGGAGTTCGACCCGATCACGCCCGATCCCGTCATCGCGACGATGGCCGACCAGCAGGACGTCGTGGCCGGCGAGCGGGACATGGGCGGCACGATGCGGCTGGGCCTGTGGCCGACGGCGCTGAAGAAGGGTTCGGTGGCCGCGCGGGCGTACGGGGACGACCCGGCGACCGAGCGGCACCGGCACCGGTACGAGGTCAACAACGCCTACCGCCCGCAGCTCGAGGCAGCGGGGCTGGTGTTCTCCGGGACCTCGCCCGACGGCAGGCTGGTCGAGATCGCCGAACTCCCCGCGGAGGTGCACCCGTTCTTCGTCGGGACACAGGCACACCCGGAGTTCCGGTCGCGACCGACCCGCGCGCACCCGCTGTTCTCGGCGTTCGTCGCGGCGTCGGTGAAGAACGCCGAGGGGCGCATGCTGCCGCTCTGA
- a CDS encoding NUDIX hydrolase → MPGRRPAVDQDQDREHDYDVVSSETRYRGRIISVRKDVVKMPGDTTSPRDVVEHPGAVGVVALDGTGRVLLVNQYRHPVRRRLDELPAGLLDVEGEPALETAKRELAEEAGYAADTWHVLVDTLTSSGMTDEAIRVFLARDLRVVDRDVQEHEEADMTSCWLDLPVAVQRVMAGELENGMAAVGLLAADRAARDGFTGLRPSDAPWPSRKTGA, encoded by the coding sequence ATGCCAGGACGTCGCCCCGCTGTTGATCAGGACCAGGACCGTGAGCACGACTACGACGTCGTGTCCTCGGAGACGAGGTACCGCGGGCGGATCATCTCGGTCCGCAAGGACGTCGTGAAGATGCCGGGAGACACGACCTCTCCGCGCGATGTCGTCGAGCATCCCGGCGCCGTCGGGGTCGTCGCACTCGACGGGACCGGGCGGGTGCTGCTGGTCAACCAGTATCGGCACCCGGTCCGCCGCCGGCTCGACGAGCTGCCGGCAGGGCTGCTGGACGTCGAGGGGGAGCCGGCGCTGGAGACGGCCAAGCGTGAGCTGGCCGAGGAGGCCGGCTACGCCGCCGACACCTGGCACGTGCTGGTCGACACGCTGACCAGCTCCGGGATGACCGACGAGGCGATCCGGGTCTTCCTGGCCCGCGACCTGCGCGTGGTCGACCGCGACGTGCAGGAGCACGAGGAGGCCGACATGACCTCCTGCTGGCTCGACCTGCCGGTGGCGGTCCAGCGTGTGATGGCCGGGGAGCTCGAGAACGGCATGGCCGCCGTCGGGCTGCTCGCGGCCGATCGGGCGGCGCGGGACGGCTTCACCGGGCTGCGGCCGTCCGACGCGCCGTGGCCGTCGCGCAAGACCGGCGCCTGA
- a CDS encoding DUF3870 domain-containing protein, whose translation MTLLPHVIVAGYAQLPQTTGAGVLHRHLTIIVKVERRTSLVVDVSTSLATRVADEFVRENLQGRTLGSAGDDEDFVRTIEENYIGNGQKAIVGAYRDLCRRYSHGGRGVSDSQ comes from the coding sequence ATGACCTTGTTGCCTCACGTCATCGTGGCAGGGTATGCACAGCTACCGCAGACGACCGGCGCTGGCGTCCTGCACCGGCACCTCACGATCATCGTGAAGGTCGAGAGACGGACGAGTCTTGTCGTTGATGTTTCTACGTCGCTTGCCACCAGGGTGGCCGACGAGTTCGTGAGGGAGAATCTGCAGGGGCGGACACTCGGCAGCGCCGGGGACGACGAGGACTTCGTGCGCACGATCGAGGAGAACTACATCGGCAACGGCCAGAAGGCCATCGTCGGCGCCTACAGGGACCTGTGTCGCCGGTACTCCCACGGCGGGCGGGGCGTCAGCGACAGCCAATAG
- a CDS encoding FAD-dependent oxidoreductase, translated as MTRQGATRLLAQPGRATRRIHRSLVGPALASAYDPPVDSGAASRCAPSTKGWNVASRSALTPIKIGSTTLSNRVAFLATVNNLGHNLQVTDAQVAFYEARARGGAGLVVTEGLSVHRTSVPNGTVPLAYDESMIAGFARIADAVHAHGRAVVGQLWHVGRQALWNPSLQPWSPSGERDPYSGSTPHAVTATEIAEVVRGYVQSAANLQRAGFDGIELHGAHGYLITQFLSPSSNRRTDAYGGDTAGRTRMLIEIIAGIRDRCGNDFILGLKLTAHEYVPNGLDLDETQRIVALLAEQQRPDYLGVSQANFSPSLEYHVPDMAFPDVPFAHLSAGVREVADGIPTMALAKIPDVETASGLIDTGVADFVGMSRAWLADPEFVVRVERGERPRPCTYCNICWDYIHTGRAVACMYAPETGRESVTAPLAELPESRRLSVHVIGAGPAGLEAARVAATLGHDVELHEAGSQAGGRLAWEATVPGRERMGAAAEWLLEAAKDAGARVYLDDAVDSDRKRAWEADAAVIDATGGSPVVAPLPGAAPISLQEAWERRAELVGPIVIVDEMEEEPVYAIATALAASGSKVHLVTRREAVARRVAFVSRIGLLRRLDQQQIDIHTQVVPERVEAGELTGVHVFSGRERVICPVGTVVRAGPYAATASTNPGSTIVIGDASAPRDYVAVTQEARRAVVALGDLVVSEGQA; from the coding sequence TTGACGCGACAAGGCGCGACGCGTTTACTGGCGCAGCCCGGACGTGCGACACGCCGGATACACCGTTCCCTGGTGGGCCCTGCGCTTGCAAGCGCATACGACCCGCCCGTAGACAGCGGTGCAGCTTCTCGCTGTGCTCCGTCTACGAAAGGTTGGAACGTGGCGTCCCGCTCGGCACTCACACCCATCAAGATTGGCAGCACGACCCTGTCGAACAGGGTTGCGTTCCTCGCGACGGTGAACAACCTCGGACACAACCTGCAGGTCACCGACGCACAGGTCGCCTTCTACGAGGCACGCGCCCGAGGCGGTGCCGGACTCGTCGTGACGGAGGGCCTGTCGGTCCATCGCACCTCGGTGCCGAACGGCACCGTCCCGCTCGCCTACGACGAGAGCATGATCGCGGGCTTTGCTCGCATCGCCGACGCGGTGCACGCGCACGGCCGAGCGGTCGTCGGCCAGCTGTGGCACGTCGGTCGACAGGCTCTGTGGAATCCCTCGCTCCAGCCCTGGTCCCCGTCCGGCGAACGCGACCCCTACAGCGGTTCTACGCCGCACGCCGTGACAGCGACGGAGATCGCGGAGGTGGTCAGGGGGTATGTGCAGTCGGCCGCGAACCTGCAGCGGGCCGGTTTCGACGGGATCGAGCTGCACGGAGCACACGGCTACCTGATCACGCAGTTCTTGTCACCGTCCAGCAACCGGCGAACCGACGCCTACGGCGGCGACACCGCCGGCCGGACCAGGATGCTCATCGAGATCATCGCGGGCATCCGTGACCGGTGCGGCAATGACTTCATCCTCGGGCTGAAGCTCACTGCCCACGAGTACGTGCCGAACGGGCTGGATCTCGACGAGACTCAGCGGATCGTGGCGTTGCTGGCCGAGCAGCAGCGGCCTGACTACCTCGGCGTCAGCCAGGCGAACTTCAGTCCGAGCCTCGAGTACCACGTCCCGGACATGGCATTTCCCGACGTTCCCTTCGCGCACCTCTCGGCTGGTGTCCGGGAGGTCGCTGACGGCATTCCCACCATGGCACTGGCGAAGATCCCCGACGTGGAGACCGCCAGCGGGTTGATCGACACTGGTGTGGCGGACTTCGTCGGCATGTCGCGGGCATGGCTGGCCGATCCGGAGTTCGTGGTGCGCGTTGAACGCGGGGAGCGTCCGCGACCGTGTACGTATTGCAACATCTGCTGGGATTACATCCACACCGGACGTGCGGTGGCCTGCATGTACGCGCCGGAGACGGGCCGCGAGTCGGTGACGGCGCCGCTTGCGGAGCTGCCTGAGTCGCGCCGTCTCTCCGTGCACGTGATCGGCGCGGGACCGGCCGGACTCGAAGCCGCCCGGGTCGCGGCGACGCTGGGACACGACGTCGAGTTGCACGAGGCGGGCTCCCAGGCGGGTGGACGCCTGGCCTGGGAGGCAACCGTGCCGGGCCGTGAGCGCATGGGCGCGGCAGCGGAATGGCTGCTGGAAGCGGCCAAGGACGCGGGGGCCCGGGTCTACCTCGACGACGCTGTCGACAGCGACAGGAAGCGGGCATGGGAGGCGGACGCCGCGGTGATCGACGCCACCGGCGGATCGCCCGTGGTGGCTCCTCTCCCAGGAGCTGCACCCATCTCGCTTCAGGAAGCCTGGGAGCGCCGGGCTGAGCTCGTGGGGCCGATCGTCATCGTGGACGAGATGGAGGAGGAGCCGGTCTACGCGATCGCCACGGCACTGGCCGCTTCCGGATCGAAGGTCCATCTGGTGACGCGGCGCGAAGCTGTCGCCCGGCGGGTGGCCTTCGTGAGCAGGATTGGTCTGCTGCGACGCCTGGACCAACAGCAGATCGACATCCACACGCAGGTCGTGCCCGAGCGCGTCGAGGCCGGAGAGCTGACCGGGGTCCATGTCTTCTCGGGTCGTGAGCGGGTGATATGCCCAGTGGGGACGGTCGTGCGCGCCGGTCCTTACGCTGCCACGGCGTCCACGAATCCGGGCAGCACCATCGTGATCGGTGACGCTTCAGCACCGCGGGACTATGTCGCCGTCACGCAAGAAGCACGACGCGCTGTCGTCGCTCTCGGCGACCTCGTCGTTTCTGAAGGTCAGGCATGA
- a CDS encoding acyl-CoA dehydrogenase family protein, with amino-acid sequence MSKAAEEDAGDLVRMVREFVREEVVPVVSEYERSDRYPHELVEQMAGLGFFGLTISEEYGGSGVSTLAYSQVVEELCAGWMSLAGVINSHLIMAFIIGRFGTPEQKQDYLPRMASGHFRGALGLSEADAGSDAAAIRTSAVRDGNAYVVNGSKLWVTNGRHGSGMILAAKTDPSAEPARKGISLFIAEHGEGYHVQRDHDKLGYKGVETSEIVLDGYRADSSKLLGGREGEGFAQVLAGLELGRVNVAARAVGVARAAFEHALAYAQQRETFGKPIAQHQTVQNQLADMATNLRAARLLTRSAAEKMDRGERADLEAGMAKLFASETAASNALTAMRIHGGFGFTKEFAVERFYRDAPLMLIGEGTSEIQRLVIARALLKGGQP; translated from the coding sequence ATGAGTAAGGCTGCCGAGGAGGATGCCGGCGACCTGGTACGCATGGTCCGCGAGTTCGTCAGGGAAGAAGTTGTCCCTGTCGTCAGCGAGTACGAGCGCTCCGATCGGTACCCGCACGAGCTCGTGGAACAGATGGCGGGCCTTGGCTTCTTCGGCCTGACCATCTCGGAGGAGTACGGCGGTTCAGGTGTCTCCACGCTCGCTTACTCGCAGGTCGTCGAGGAACTCTGCGCTGGCTGGATGAGCCTTGCGGGCGTCATCAACAGCCACCTGATCATGGCTTTCATCATCGGCCGGTTCGGGACCCCTGAGCAGAAACAGGACTATTTGCCGCGCATGGCCAGTGGCCACTTCCGCGGCGCACTGGGTCTGTCCGAAGCAGACGCTGGCAGCGATGCTGCAGCGATCCGCACGAGCGCCGTGCGTGACGGGAACGCCTACGTCGTCAACGGCAGCAAGCTGTGGGTCACGAACGGGAGGCATGGCAGCGGCATGATTCTCGCCGCCAAGACCGACCCGTCGGCCGAGCCCGCACGAAAAGGGATCAGCCTCTTCATCGCTGAGCATGGCGAGGGCTACCACGTGCAGCGAGATCACGACAAGCTCGGCTACAAGGGTGTGGAGACCAGCGAGATCGTGCTTGACGGATACCGCGCCGACAGCTCGAAGCTGTTGGGGGGGCGTGAAGGCGAGGGCTTCGCTCAGGTTCTGGCCGGCCTCGAGCTCGGCAGGGTGAACGTGGCGGCACGTGCTGTCGGCGTCGCCAGGGCCGCCTTCGAGCACGCGCTCGCCTACGCCCAGCAGCGAGAGACCTTCGGAAAGCCGATTGCGCAGCATCAGACCGTGCAGAACCAGCTGGCGGACATGGCCACGAACCTTCGCGCCGCGCGGCTGCTCACCAGGAGTGCTGCCGAGAAGATGGACCGCGGTGAGCGCGCCGACCTGGAGGCAGGGATGGCCAAGCTCTTCGCCTCCGAGACAGCAGCTTCGAACGCGTTGACAGCAATGCGGATCCACGGCGGATTCGGGTTCACCAAGGAGTTCGCTGTCGAGAGGTTCTACCGCGACGCACCTTTGATGCTCATCGGGGAAGGAACGAGCGAGATCCAGCGCCTCGTCATCGCCCGCGCCCTGCTCAAGGGGGGACAGCCGTGA
- a CDS encoding MaoC family dehydratase translates to MSSRIEQRYGRAYEDFEVGAIYAHRPGRTITEYDNLSFSLLTQNQHPLHIDAAYAAETRFGQQLVVGVLVLSVSVGQSVADISGMAVANLGYEQVRHLAPTYHGDTLYSETEVLDKRVSSSDAANGIVYVETRANNQRDETVLVFRRHILVPLSRVQGRER, encoded by the coding sequence GTGAGCAGCCGGATCGAGCAGCGCTACGGCCGTGCCTACGAGGACTTCGAGGTGGGAGCGATCTATGCCCACCGGCCGGGACGGACGATCACGGAGTATGACAACCTCTCGTTCTCCCTGCTCACCCAGAACCAGCATCCCCTGCACATCGACGCCGCCTACGCAGCTGAGACGCGATTCGGTCAACAGCTCGTGGTCGGCGTTCTGGTTCTGTCCGTGTCGGTCGGCCAGTCGGTCGCCGACATCAGCGGGATGGCTGTAGCCAACCTGGGCTACGAGCAGGTTCGGCATCTCGCCCCCACCTATCACGGCGACACGCTCTACTCCGAGACCGAGGTCCTGGACAAGCGTGTCAGCAGCAGTGACGCCGCGAACGGCATCGTCTATGTAGAGACGCGCGCCAACAATCAACGGGACGAGACGGTTCTGGTCTTCCGTCGCCACATCCTGGTGCCGTTGAGCAGGGTCCAGGGCCGGGAACGATGA
- a CDS encoding CoA transferase, giving the protein MTLLTGLRVLTVDQYGAGPYAGLHLADMGADVIKIEPPEGGDYGRSVPPFTTDTGDDSLFFQAFNRNKRSVALDLAHPLGADTFRRLTARADAVLTNLRGDAARRLGLGYELLCDVNPRIVCAFLTGFGRDGPRSNDAGFDYMLQAESGIMSLAGEPGGPPVKAGVSIIDFAAGISSAMSLLAGVLSAREKGRGGDVDVSLQDTAASLLNYVATWQLTRGYETPRLAQSAHPSLVPSQLFDCLDRPIMVMVNKEAFWPRLAAAVGRPEWMDAPDRADFSQRLRNRQVVTSDLQDVFTTGTAAHWLERLAAHGVPSAPVRTVSEAFCAPGYADRTVSFPHEEFGEVRSPGPLVSAGPPVVPRRGPSLGQHTEEVLASVAGMTATEISDLKSAGVIPTKG; this is encoded by the coding sequence ATGACTCTGCTGACCGGGCTCCGTGTGCTGACGGTGGACCAGTACGGGGCTGGCCCCTACGCCGGTCTGCATCTCGCCGACATGGGCGCAGACGTCATCAAGATCGAACCGCCGGAAGGCGGTGACTATGGGCGGAGTGTCCCACCGTTCACGACGGACACGGGTGACGACAGCCTGTTCTTCCAGGCGTTCAACCGAAACAAGCGGAGTGTCGCGCTCGACCTCGCGCACCCGCTCGGCGCCGACACGTTTCGCCGCCTGACGGCACGTGCCGATGCCGTGCTGACCAATCTCCGTGGCGATGCCGCACGCAGGCTCGGTCTCGGATACGAATTGCTTTGCGACGTGAACCCCCGGATCGTGTGCGCCTTCCTGACCGGATTCGGGAGAGACGGCCCGAGGTCGAACGACGCGGGCTTCGACTACATGCTGCAGGCGGAGTCGGGAATCATGAGCCTGGCGGGAGAGCCGGGCGGTCCGCCCGTCAAGGCGGGCGTGTCGATCATCGACTTCGCGGCGGGCATCTCCAGCGCGATGTCCCTGCTGGCGGGTGTGCTTTCGGCGCGCGAGAAGGGTCGTGGCGGAGATGTCGACGTCTCGCTGCAGGACACCGCAGCCAGCCTGCTCAACTACGTGGCGACATGGCAGCTGACCCGCGGCTACGAGACGCCCAGGTTGGCTCAGTCCGCGCACCCATCCCTCGTGCCGTCACAGCTGTTCGACTGCCTGGACCGCCCCATCATGGTGATGGTGAACAAAGAGGCGTTCTGGCCTCGCCTGGCAGCTGCCGTCGGTCGTCCGGAGTGGATGGATGCGCCGGACCGGGCTGATTTTTCGCAGCGGCTACGCAACCGGCAGGTGGTGACGAGCGACCTGCAGGACGTCTTCACGACGGGCACGGCAGCGCACTGGCTGGAGCGACTTGCTGCCCACGGGGTGCCCAGCGCTCCCGTGCGGACGGTGTCCGAAGCCTTCTGCGCGCCGGGATATGCCGACCGGACGGTGAGCTTCCCGCATGAGGAGTTCGGCGAGGTCCGCAGTCCTGGACCCCTGGTGAGCGCAGGGCCGCCGGTGGTGCCGCGGCGCGGTCCCTCGTTGGGTCAGCACACGGAGGAGGTGCTCGCTTCGGTTGCCGGGATGACGGCAACCGAGATCTCAGATCTTAAGTCCGCTGGTGTCATCCCAACGAAAGGTTGA